The Vigna angularis cultivar LongXiaoDou No.4 chromosome 9, ASM1680809v1, whole genome shotgun sequence DNA window attaatagataattaaatctaatttaCATCTACACTCTTAACAAAAAGATATGCAATTATGGtatacatgattttttttctactatTTCTCCATCCACTAATTTTGTTCGACCCAGCCTGTTTTCATATTGGGCACCTTTTTATTTTCACCTCCATAATTTGAATTTGCACcgtaagttttttaatttcgtgtataaatttttatattcaaaattgtATATTCTAAACTATAAAACacacaataatttttaatttataatctgAAATATATTTAGACCGTAtgatttaaaacataatttttatattttaaattgtataatttaaaaaaatattatatttcaaaatatatattccgaaatataaaataaaaaataaattttaaattatataatttaaaatataaaatttatatttggaattgaataatttatgatataaaatttagaGGCATGCATAAAGATATTATAGAGGTGTAGTCttataagaaatacaattttaacTCAGtccattaatatatttatttatttatttatctattgtGAACGAATAAGTAACAGTGGATTCAGAAACAACAGGTAGAATATGTGTCGAAAGAAGACCACAATTGCTTGTGAAGAATTCAAGAATATATTTGTTCTATAATTAAATAGATCATTGTCattagtttttattaataagaGTTAGACGAAGAAACTCagctaaaaacaaaataatttataagataattaaaaattaaaatttaatattttccattttattattatttaaaagctTCCAGACATCCATGCCGTTGCTGTATACAAACGTGGACTTGTTTCTTGTTAATTATTGTGGAGATTCTAGCCGCAATTCAGTGAAACTCTTACCCTACATAGTTTTGactttgaatttaattttctttattattgaaaatatctcttttaatagcttaaaatgaattaaaactttatatatctTTAGgcttaatttcaattaaaaaaaatcgtaAGTAATTATTacgaaaatttaaaaaaaaacattattatacatgtaaatataagtggatgaagttgtttttaaaatagttttagtaAAGATATTTTTCGTCTTCCgcattcaattttttaaaactcttatGGTTAAAATCGCtggatatataatatttaaggtGAAAAATATTAGAAAGAGTATAAACTGATAATATAAAAtggattattataatttttttgtctttatatttgtaataataatgaaatatttctttctctatttatttttcactctttgtgattcttatattttttaaaaataaaatttatctcttATATTGGTGATAAAGTCATTCCTTTCATTTTGCTTTTAGGATGGGATAAGAAACGTATAAAAAGAGTGGGTATAGTAAATTTCAGTTTATTATCACTAAACCATAATATCGTCagtgtttttaaaaaatataataataaatagagaaaaaatattgaataaattacaaatacaataactattaagtaaaaaaaaaaacaattataaacaactattttaaacatttattgaattcttaattagagttttaaaaagtaataaatagcTTGGTGTAGCCTCATTTAATACATAAGACTTTGGAAGCTTCAATAGAGGAATTGCAATCTGCATGTAACTTACCTGATTGAGATAACAATTGTGATGGAAGATGGTAATGGCAAGAATCTGAAATGGAAGAAAGCGTGAAACTGAGGGTGCCTCCACTCACTGGACAACAAAAACAGCCATTAGCTCTAATCAATTATCTGTACATTGGTCACTTCTTAGCAAGATGGGGTACCAGGTTCTTCTTTTACTTCTCAAAAATTACTTCaactttttatttcattctcacaaaaattggaaaatgggtttaaaattattatcaatttatcAGTTGAAATGACTATGACATCAGAGATTTGTCAGTGTGATGTGAAATATTGACTGCATCAGATATGATTTATTTGGCTTGTGATATTCCAAATCGTTGGTGTATCAGTAAATGTGTTATACTATTTTGTGGTTTTGTTTTCTCTATAACAATTCATTGAGGATCTACGTTTGCAGAATGTGGGAATTCTCCGTTGGTTTATACATGATCAATATTTGGCCAGAGTCCTTGCTGTATGCAGCAATATATGGTGCCGTTGAATCTGCCTCCATTGCTGTGTGTGGTCCCATAATTGGAAGATGGGTTGATAAGTTGTCTTCTCTTAAGGTGAGAAATTGTTTATCCAAGCACTTAGTCAATTTTGTAACTTTCTTAAATACTTAAAAGAAAAGTTGTATCGTCCACAACAGTGGTTATACTTTGTAGGAAAAGATTGCTTCTAGTTAATGATACCTATAGCagataccaaaaaaaaaatatcatggtGCCTTTTGATAAATAACTCTATCTGCCTGCTTTATTGTCAGGTTTTACAATTGTGGTTGGTGACACAAAATCTCTCTTTTGTTATTGCTGGGGCCTCTGTAGTTGCCTTACTCATCCACTCATCTTTGAAGTTTACACATTTCTCCATTTTCATGCTGCTTGTGTTGCTAATCAATGTCTGTGGTGGCATAGGTGTGCTTTCAACCCTTGCCGGTACAATCCTGATTGAAAGAGAATGGTAATTGATATCCTTTATTCTTTGGTGAGAAAAATTTAGATATATGATAGATTATCTATTGCTTGAAACAAATATTGATGCCAAAGATTAAAGATTTAGCTCAGTTTTCACCATAATATCTTAGCAATTTCTGAAGGTTTTGAAAGTCAGATAATTTTTTGTGTAAAAATGCTTTAGTTTCCATTGTACAGGTTGTCAGTTATATCTGAAGATCAGCCCCCAGAATTGCTTACAAAGATGAATTCACTCACAAGACGAATTGATCTGTGTTGCAAACTTCTTGCTCCTGTCATAACAGGGTTCATAATAAGCTTTGTATCACTAAAAGCATCTGCTATAACTTTAGCACTGTGGAATACTGTCTCTGTTTGGGTGGAGTATTGGCTTTTCACATCTGTATATGAAGGGATTCCAGCTTTGGGCCAAAGCAGCCAGAAAAGGATGGCAAGATATTTACAATGTGATCAAGAAATGAACAATCTAACTTCGGAGGAAGATAGCTTGCTTCCTGTTACTGAGTGTAGATCAGAATTGGCAGATAGAAAATGGAACAAAAAAATTTCTGAGAAAATTTCAGAGATTCCTTATATTGCTGCATGGAGAGTTTACTTACAACAAGAAGTTGCACTTCCTGGACTAGCTCTGGCTTTGCTATTTTTCACTGTACTAAGGTGAAAGCTTACAAATAACCGCTTACAAATAACCATACCATAGCACTTTGCACAAACTTTGTTTTTGAGGTCAATGGACAGCTTGTTCTAGCTGACTCATAATAACATTTCATAGCTTTTCAAAATGCTTCAAgtgttcaatttattttatgaataaagaaAGTAGGCCAATGCACATGATTTTCCCTGACATTAACATTTTTAACTCCTCAGAAGCTGTTTGGTACTATTCTATAAGAGATAAGAACTTTTGAGATTCAACAAAGGAATTAGAAACACTTCAAAATTGTAGATGTGTCTTTGTCAAAcacatttcaaatatttagtCCTATCtacatttataagtttttacttctttttctttttaactttaatatgaATGTTGTATTCATTGTATATGTTGTTTTATAAAAGTACCATCTCCTGTAtaactattttacttttatacatTCTTAGTTTCAGTAACCTAAGCATTTGTTGCTGTTGTGCATCCATGTTTTGTGAAATTACTGtttatttgtgataaaaaatagTCCGAGCTAGCATTGTACCATAGTTATTGGACAAAGTCATTCAGAAAATTTCATTATAAGCACAGCTTAAGAAAGCTGTCTCATATATATCTTGTCAATTGGGTATGAAGAGTCATTGATGGAATTCCAATTATTTGCCTCAGTTTTGGAACTTTAATGACAGCTACCTTAGAATGGGAAGGAATACCTGCATATGTTATTGGACTAGGAAGAGGAATAAATGCTGTGATTGGAATAGCTGCAACAGTTGTATACCCTGTGCTACAGTCTCGTATATCAACCGTTAGAACTGGACTTTGGTCTATATGGTCTCAGGTATAAACATAGTAATGGATCAAAAATCTAAAATGTTCTGTGTGAATAACATCTTTGAGTATAAAAATCTTCAGTTTCCTTCCTTTCTGAACCAATATCCAAAAGATGTGCTGCTGATAAAATTTTTAGTATtaagtttgtttcttttaagGGATACTGTTATTGCTATTGATCATTGTTACCCTTGTTTATGTATATCTTGTGCATGCAGTGGACTTGCCTCCTTCCATGTATAGCTGCAATATGGATCCAAAGTGGCTTTCTATCATCATATATTCTGATGGGAAGTGTAGCCACTTCTCGGCTTGGATTGTGGATGTTTGATTTGTCAGTTCTTCAACACATGCAGGCAATAAATAGCCCTCATTTTCTGAAATTGTTTAACTTTTTCTGTGCCAAGCTTTTattgtctttgatgaattactgaagttcttttcttttcaactaTCTTGGCTTGATGTCtctttgcaatttttttaataggatCTTGTTACTGAATCCGATCGTTTGATAGTTGGAGGTGTTCAAAATTCACTTCAGTCTTTGATGGAATTGTTGGCCTATATTATGGGAATCATAATATCTGATCCACGGGTTAGTTTTAAAACTAATTCATTCATTTATCACATTTTGAGTGCCCCTTACAACATTCAATTCTTACTTAATAATTGATCATTGTTCCATAAATAAAGGCATGTCTTGGTTTGGCAAGTACCATTAAGGGATTGGAATTTCAGCTTAACTTAATTTCACTTTATAAAGACAGATTTGTCtctgtttatatattataataatttagttttatctATATCATAGATGAGATTTCCAATACATCCATTCgtgtttaaagtataaatataggAATCGAATACACAAGTGACATAATTGGTTCAAATCTCAATTTAGGCTAGACTCTTCCCGGTTTTGGTACcatattaagataataaaattttaacttaaccTTCTTATTAAAtcagtttaataaaaaaaaaatttcattacttatatattataaattgatattatgaACGGTGCAAATAAGGTATACATTACATTGCCTCATACTAATGACATTATACAAAACTACttacaaattttagtttatttgcATTAATGATTTTGGTTACAAAGGTATACCATAGcaattttcattatttcttacctttcaaacaaaaatcatcTCCAATCAATAGTGCAACATCAACTTTGTTCTACAGTTTATTTCCTATGAGTACCTTTATTATAGTTTATGCTAATGAAAAATTTTCATCTGCTTTTGAAAGTTATATATTGCATTGAGTGTGATGCTAATCGAAATGAAAATTGTGTTAAACCAGTTTACTGTTATCTGTCAGGACTTCTGGAAACTGGCTGTAATATCTTTTCAAGCAGTCACATTGGCTGCTTTCCTCTACTGTATCCATTCATACCATGTAAGAAAGCACCTCTTCCACTTTGACAGAATGTTGTGGGCTAAATGTTTTCAAAGAGCATCTTAAGTTGCGAGCTGAATCAATCTGTTGGGAACAAGATTTCTATTCACTTTGCATACCAtagaaagattttttttctttcaatcagAAGATATTGAGgcttttatttgaaaagtaattaattcttaaaaaattgagatagaaatattaaaattatgcaatttaaatttaatttaacccAATATTACAAcataaattcagaaaaataaaaattatctttatttatataatataatttgatcttatttttaaataatatgagttaaaatcttatataaataaaaagaataatatctaaaaaaactaaaattttattatctttaatattatttgttgaaAGTAATGTTGTGTTGCTAATAACAGTTAGGATCGTTGCACTGAAATATTTACtttgaacaaaaattaagaaaggaGTTAATTGGTTTGTTAACAAAAGGTTATACTTTAAAATCCTTTTCTTTGTAATAACGaacatttaaataaagaaaatagagaaaaaaaataattccacaaattattttatattgttttatatcaAAAGATTTTACATTAGggattaactaaatataaaaaataaattgaaattataaatattaatggaATGAATAGGTTACTAAAGAATACACTTCTATTGAAGAATCATAAGAGATTAAAAACACTTCTCTTAAAATCACAAGGAATGAAATACTTCTTTTGAATTTCATAAAAGCAAAAACATCTCttttctaaaccctaaaccctaaaccactTCTCTTAAAATCACAAGGAATGAAACACTTCTTTTGAATTTCATAAAAGCAAAAACATCTCTCTTTAATAGTGCAAAAGATGAAAGACACTTTCCTTAAAATACACAAGGATGAACATCTCTTTTAAGTCATACAAATGATGAACAAAGGATGAAGAGCCAACCAATCAATAACAATAACACTTAATCACTTAAAATCACATTTGATGAAAGTTATAATTTTACCTACACTAAGTTTTCAAAGCTTTTCCACACATACGTATAATTAAACTCGTGTATATTCAAATGAAAGTCTACCactttatttatagagtttattttcaaaattaggttAAGAATATGAAAGATATTTGTAAAtgttaataatcaattattgcaaGCATCAATGGATTATTACCTCAATGCCTCTTAAAAgagtttttctttataatttccttcttttatcaataattaattattttaagtgataatttattattgtcaTATCATTtctcaaaaataatattttctattaaatcgattattattaatgataatcaattattctagTGACTTTTTTCGAAAAttacttttcaataaaataatgtaagatataatagattattctaatgttttatttcaaatataagaCTCTTAATATTACAGTGTTATgttttatttaggtttaatcatttctgATGTCCCTAATTTTGTTGAAAAGTTTCAAATAGAttctcaattattatttttctcaattgggtatttctttttgaaaaattaaagcaattagGTCGTTGCCGTTAGTTCcatactaacaccgttaaaagaAGTGTCACGTGTCAGTTcgtgatttttttgaattttttaatcttttaatttttaaaaaaaaataaaataaaaatgttacgTGTCAAACTAATATTGTGTCACGTGACAATGACAATGTGACATGACACTAACATtgccacgtgtcattgcattagtctcaatttggtccttgtatttttatttttattttgtctcaatttggtttctctatttttattttgtctcaatttagtcctaattttaaaaattaaacaattttttccctCTTcgaattgaaacaaaatttaatttgtatataaattttaacaaatatttttattaaaatttatatttttattaaatatttttaacaagattaagtttgtttatatttttatttaattaattatataaatgttaattatattttttaaatatacctataagaGTTAAAAGAAAACAGCGACAATAATTTGTTCAATGAGCTAAATCATTTCATTGGAAGATCATGAAAAAAGAAACTACCTTTAATTACCGTTTTCACAAaaactttctttaattttttatttaacaaaagtgaaaattcacatcaatattttcttcaatgAGCTAAATCATTTGGAAAATTCACACCAACATGTTATGTCAATCTTTTTATAAACtcttataggtatatttaaagaacataattaacatttatataattaattaaataaaaatataaacaaacttaatcttgttaaaagtatttaataacaatatcaattttaataaaagtatttgttaatatttatatacaaattaaattttctttgaatttggagagagacaaaattatttaatttttaaaattagaactaaattgagaaaaaataaaaatatagggaccaaattgagacaaaataaaaatacaagaacCAAATTGAAACTAATGTAATGATACACGACCTAacaatgacacgtggcactGTCAATGTCATGTCCCACTATCATTGCCATGTGGCACAATATTAGTTTGACAtgtgacatttttattttatttcttgaaaaaaattaaaaataaataaaaaattaaaaataattaaaaataattaaaaaaatttataaaagccACGAATTAACACGTGACACAtcttttaacggtgttagtatgAAACTAACGACAAAGAcctaattactttaatttttcaaaaatagagacccgagagaaaaaaaattaagaacttATTTAAGATTTTTCAACAAAGGACCTCGAAAATACTAAAtcttttatttactatttaaatatGTGTTACATACTTCAAAAaccattataataaaattttaaaataattgaatctaAACATTTTTTAAGTCATCAATATTTCTCCATAGATTATCAAAAGTCTTTCACACCTTTTCataaatcatcatcatcaaatctttattaaaaaattttgtctTCTTTCTCAAAAATAACTCTTACAGAAAATACTTAACAAGTAAAGTTAAAGTGGGTTTTTCCTCTTAACTATGAACCAGAAAAAAGTTACAGATTAAATTAACccaaattatacttttattagaTCAaacaagtttgaaaaaaatatattttatttatttaatctgaaaattaaattaattaatctgtttttaaaagtaatgattatggtttattaatatatatatatatagttataaataaaaataaaaataaaaattaattataaataaaaataaaaattaattttattaatagtaattaaattttaaaaatatagtttcgTAAGCATAAGGTGGAATGCAAcaaaatagatatatattttatactaatttttattaCCCATTCTGACCAATACATCATATTACTCCAAAATTCCAACTACTTGTTATTTAACTTTAAGAactataaaaaaagaaaatttaattctGGTGTTTGATAACTATCAGTCAATTTAGATTCTGAAATTAGCACCACCACGAGTCAATTTGATTCCTAATGCTacaaatcaattattataaatttaattcttgTAACAATAGTCAATTCATTGAGTCCCTGTCATTATAATGGATTAAATtgactaataaaaaataaaattacggactaattaattaaatcaaggaacggattaaaaatattttgcagAGACTAGAATAATCAACaatcaataattaattgtttaataattgtaaagactaattaaaattaacggtaattgtaatttataaattattaggaGAACGTTGTACGGaaacatgtttatatatatggtAGTACAAAGAAGGGTGATGGAGTGGTAGTGTTTTCTCCACTAACAGAAATTCTTGACAATGAACTTGTTGAGATCTTTGAGATTGTCTTAGTGGAGAGTGGTAACATCATTTCAATTGCCTCCAATTTTTAAGTGCTTTACTTTCTTTTCAAATGTAGTATGAGTGAGGCAATACTATGGGAGATGAAACCACTACACAACTAAATTGCAAGTACATAAAAATTGTTGGTGCTTGCTTGttaggtttttttatttataataatagtagtagTATTTATTTACG harbors:
- the LOC108346592 gene encoding solute carrier family 40 member 2, which produces MEESVKLRVPPLTGQQKQPLALINYLYIGHFLARWGTRMWEFSVGLYMINIWPESLLYAAIYGAVESASIAVCGPIIGRWVDKLSSLKVLQLWLVTQNLSFVIAGASVVALLIHSSLKFTHFSIFMLLVLLINVCGGIGVLSTLAGTILIEREWLSVISEDQPPELLTKMNSLTRRIDLCCKLLAPVITGFIISFVSLKASAITLALWNTVSVWVEYWLFTSVYEGIPALGQSSQKRMARYLQCDQEMNNLTSEEDSLLPVTECRSELADRKWNKKISEKISEIPYIAAWRVYLQQEVALPGLALALLFFTVLSFGTLMTATLEWEGIPAYVIGLGRGINAVIGIAATVVYPVLQSRISTVRTGLWSIWSQWTCLLPCIAAIWIQSGFLSSYILMGSVATSRLGLWMFDLSVLQHMQDLVTESDRLIVGGVQNSLQSLMELLAYIMGIIISDPRDFWKLAVISFQAVTLAAFLYCIHSYHVRKHLFHFDRMLWAKCFQRAS